Genomic window (Alligator mississippiensis isolate rAllMis1 chromosome 7, rAllMis1, whole genome shotgun sequence):
TGAATTGCGCAATCTATGTAACGTGTGGCAGGAGCCTTCAACACCGATGACGCATCAATGACACCGGTTAGCCCTAATGCCACCGGCAAAGGCACAGCCCTGCTACTCTCCCGTGCTGGCGTCGCCCTCCGGGCCTCAGTGTATGGGAGGGGAGAGATGAAAGAGTCACAGGTCTTCCGACGCCCCTGCTATATGTTATGTGCGTTACGTGAATCACACAATAATTTTAGGTCAGCAAACTAAAACCAGCCACAAGAGCAAAGAAATGGGCATGCTGTGAACTGCGCAATAAAATTAGACCAGCCATCCATGCAATGTCATTATCGTGTGACACAAATGACCACCTAGCTATCCAGAGAGCGAAGCAgatacaaagttagtgcttgaaaatgcgTAACTCCTCCATAGCCAGTTTCCTTTCggtgtgtagcagggcccttCTTGTAGACCTCCACGGCCATGAAGCTGGAAGTGAGGCCTGGTGACTCTGCCCTTGCTAGGAGCACAGACATCGCTCCCTGCGGGCGATGCAACGGGGACCCTGGCGCTGCTTCGGGAGGCACAGGAGGGAACCAACAGGGACGTTTGCTGCCTCCGGAGCACGCGCACTCTCAACACCCCACTGGTTCCTCAACGCCAGGCTTCGAAACAACACGTCAAAGCTAAAGGATCTCCCGCCGGGTGCTGCTGTTGTGCTCAGGGGCAGGGATCGAGGTGCCGTCACCCCACAGACTTGCAGCGATGGACCCCACCTCATTCCAGGGGCCGAACACCCACGTACCACAGGCCCCTGGCACGTTACCTGGCTCCTGCCGGGGCGCGGACTTGTCTGTGGGGAcaggaggcagctcctcctggggcCCTGGGGTTTTACCCCATCCTGCTTCCTCTAGGGGCGCGTGCTCAGGACGGGACCGtgccggctcctgccaggtgcaGACAGTTTCCGGCCGTGCTCCTGGTCCTTCCACGTCCGCGTCTTGGAGCGGCCTGTGCCCCGCGACCTGGGGACGAGACAACCGCGTTGCTGGGAGAGACGGGGCCAGGAAGGGACGTCCCCAGATGCACGGAGACGGGGCGACCGGGGTAAGAGGATCTCACCTCGGGCTCCTCGTccggcaccagccccaggcaaaACGCCTCGGCCACGTCCACCGCCTCGGCGCACGTCTCCACGTCGTGCCCCCACGCCCAGCTCTGCATCTCCCGGGGCAGGacggccaggaactgctccagcaccaccagctccagcatctgctccttgctgcggcgctggggctccagccagccccggcacagctcccgcaggcggctgcaCACCTCCCGCGGCCCCGCCGCCTCCTGGTAGCGGAAGACACGGaagcgccagcgccaccgctccGAGGCCGTCAGCTCGTCGCCCGCGGGCCGCTCCGGCACCCAGGGGCTCGGGGGCCCCGGCTGGGCCGCCATCGTGCGGGGTGGGCACAGCACACGGGTTATCTCCCAAAAAAGCCCCCAGGCCCAATgctgcccatcccccacctacacacacacacacacacacacacacacacacacacacacacacacacacacacacacacaggtggcccctacacctacacacacacacaggtggcCCCTACACctacacacagagagagagagagcagtgccCCCCACGTGCCCCGCACGCCTGACCCACAGTCAGCAGCCGGAAGTACCAGAGCCCCTTCCTGTATTGCCACTTCCGGCGCGCCCGGGCCCTTTGTCTCCCACCGCTTCCTGCCCGACCAGCCCCTTCCTGTCCCGCCTCTTCCGGCCGGGTTGGCCCCTTCCTGTCCCGCCTCTTCCGGCACCGCTGGGCCCTTCTTGTCCCTCAGCAGTTGCATGGCTTCCCCTGCAGCGGCAGCGCAGACACTGATGTGTGCGCTCCCTTCTCCGGCCTGAGCAGAGCAGCGCAGCCTCCCAGGGAGCGGCCTGCGCGCCTGGACTTGGTTGCAGCCAGCAACCAGCTTCCTGCGCAGTGGAGAGAGGGAACAGCCAAGCGCCAGAGGAGCCTCGCGTGCGGGGAAGGAGAGAGACGCGGGGAGCCACGAGGGCACCGCCGGCAGCGGGGAGGAGCTGTGTATAGGCGGAGAGCGTGGTGAAAGCTTTACGGGCCCAAAGGAGCTCGGTGCGCAGGGGGAAGCACAGGAGGGAGatggctgcctctgccctgagcGCGGAAGGAGCGTCACCCGCCCGCGCCGCCAGCGTCTGTCCCCGCGCGGGAGCAGCTGCAGCGCTGCGCCGAACGCGGGAAGGGCTTTATTCGTCTGTCCCGCCTCCCGGCCCGCCAACGCGCACGTGGGGGAGAAGCCATTTCGCTGCGCCCAGCGTGGAGAGAAATGTAGACCACTGTGCCGCTTCCGAGTCCACCGGCGCATCCACGCGGGGGAGAGGCCGTTTCTCTGCAACGAGCGTGGGAAGAGCGTTAGTGTGTCATCCAACGTCCAAGTCCACCagcgtgtgtgtgcacacgggGGAGACGCCATTTCTTTGCACTGAGTGGGAAAAGCTTTACTGCATCATCCAGCCTCCAAAAAACAGTAGCGCATCCACGCTGGGGAGAGGCCGTTTCTCTGCAACGAGTGTGGGAAGGGCTTTAGTGCATCATCCAGCCTCCGAAGACACcagcgtgtgtgtgcgtgcgcacacggGGGATTGGCCACTTTTCTGCaatgagtgtgggaagagctttagtGACTTATCCCACCTCTGAGTCCACCAGCGTGTGGACGTAGGCGAGAGGCCATATTGCATCTGTGCTGAACGCGGGAGAAGTTTTAAACAGCTGTCCCACGTCCAAGTGCACCAGCGCATTCACACTAGGGAGGCACCGTACCACGGCTCCCAGTGTGGGAAGAGCCTCAGCCCTAGCTCTAAGCTCACCAGGCACCAGGAAACGCTTAGACCAGACCCTCACCGCTGACATGGGTCTCTgccagcccttcccttcccctccatctgtTCCATGAAGTGAAGTAAATGTAAGACGGATGTAGCACCTGGCTTGATATGCTCTCCCCATTTCACAGTTGTCAGGCATTGGTTTCACATGACAGTGGGGATGGGCATTTCTTTCCAGCAGTCTGCGAAACAGCCCGTGGTTGGGGTTGCAAGCTGCACCAGGGATATGGGAGACTAGTGTGCTTCGGGAGCTGTGGTTGTTGTGGGCATCGCCCGAGGTGAGGAGAGAAGAGGGTCCTTTTACTCTTTTGTTAGGGTTCCTTGACATGACTGTTGTGGTTGCTGAGATGAGCGGGAGGAGAAAGGTGAggttttgggggagaggggtgaaagtcgcagcccctctgcaggagaggcgaggtgaggtgaggtggtgGGAGCTGGGCGGCCCATGAATgtaagtggggcaggggttgtaAAGGTTTCCGGTATTGCGATGGGGGTGGGTTAGTGGAAGGGTTTCCTTGCTGTTCTTGAGTGTTTGAGAAATCCTCTTGTTTGCTGCTTTGATGGTAGCTGCCACAAGCCCTCTGCGTGCGGCAGGATGTGAAGTCATCCATAAATACCTACGTGGGGGCACCCTGTCCTGGGCATGGGGTTGCTCTGAAAACAGCTTTCCCAGTTCTCCGGGTGCAGAGACGATGGCAGCCTCCTGGTGCTGGCACGGCTCACCTGCAGCACCTCTTCAGTGACATGGGCTGAAGCAGACGGGCACCCTCCTGCTTTAGCAGAGCTGAGTCCACACCAGGCACTTTGCTGGACCAGCTGTTGGCTGCAGGGTGGGATGTTTCATTTCCCTATGGTCAAATCACGCTGGGAAATCCCAAATgtctccagcacctgctccactCCACTGGGCTTTGCCTGTAatcccctgagcataacctcccgcTGTCCCAGCATCCTGGAGCCCCAAAAGCCTCATAATGTTTTGGGTGATTTAGGAGGTTTGTGCACGTATCACTTGGGGGTGGTGGGCGTGGGTTCCCCTATAGAGAGCCAGGGTCTTGAAGGGTTACGTGTCTAAGGAGGCTCATGGGGAATGGCTGTGATATGGAAACCGGGGAAAGCTGTGCCTCCTTCACCACGtttgacatttttcttttggAGGCGTTTCCCAGGATGTGCTGCTAAGCCTTTCCGAAGCTTTTTTTTGCCCTCTGCAGAATAACGTGCCTTTCCTTGGGGGCTTCCTGGGCACGCACTTCCTGTGAGCACAGCTTCGTTCTTTTTCTAGGCCTGGAAATTGTACCCTGCAAGAGATATGGTGAATAGAGCCAGGGCAATTTTAAATCTCATTTCTCCCAGGTGGTTTCCTAGGCATTTACAATCTTTGGGGCAGAGATGTgaatttttctggaaaattttccaatgccctaaatcaGATCACACTACTTAACATGGTTATTTGACTTTTCTGTTTAGTAAATGAAACCAAACAGTTTCCCCATGCTAATTTTATACCcgaatagccacaagtatttgaactgaactATTTGATTAGAGGGGTAACAATGAACTGCAGCACACTTCATGTGGTTTAAATGTTGCTTTCAAACAAATTCAGAGCTTTATGTGGGCAGGAATTTATTtgtattggaatacttgtaaaaatgtaaagacgatacacaatagcatgtacttcccttctattgtttgtttaaatttaagaaaaaaaccccagaatatGCTCACGGAGCAAAGGAGGGAGGCTGGGCATGACAGGCCAGATCTACATGTGTCTTAAactgtggagcagactaattaggAGGCATCctgcttttccatttcctgcagacaaatgcaaattttcccctttaaaggatgGAAAACATGGGTTTTCCCCTTTGAAGTAGGGAAACCACAGGGTTCACCTTTTCTAAATAGCTCTCTGCAAGCTGGCAGAAgtgcagcctgcaaggagctgcttgcaaAAGGGATACAAAACCCTAATCCTTgtctggagggggagagggtggtggtggggcctGAGAATTAGAGACCAGCCAGGCCTGGTTCAGACTTgctttgcctcctgcagcctttggggtaggtaggggctgggggcagctggggggcttCTCTGGCAAggttgggaagggcaggggccTGCAGGTTGACTGAGAGGgcttagcagggctgggggtgggccctGTGGGTTGGGTGCAGGTGACACTGccgtggctggggtgggggccagcttgcagagagacccagcagggcagggggtgcaggtgaCATTGCCAGGCCTGGGGGAGGTGGAGAagggctggcagggtgcagggtaGGGGTGTACGGGTGGGCAGCTTGGGCCACATGGGGTGAGGTGGGAAACTGCAGCCCTCCAGGATCCAAAAGCCCTGCTCAGGGCTCCTGAGCCAGGCAATCAGTAGGGACAGGGTCAATTTTCAGATCCCAGGCCTTAATTTTGCCAGCTCACTGCAcccagccaagccaagccaatAGGAATGGTGCACGAGCACTGCGTGGGCGAGGGTGGATTGGAGGAAGCAGGTCTGGGAGGCTGCTGGTTTTCATTCTTTCTCCccaaaggggctggggagaagtgCATGGTGGGAGActgctgctgttttatttttttttcttgttcttcccCCAAGGCCGAGGGAGAAAGCCAGGAGCACCTGAGTGGCTGCTGTTACCGactcccagctggagcagagagcagcggGATGGACACCCAAGGAAGCTTTGAACTGTCCTGCACTGGAGCAGTTCAACAAGAGGTTGGTCGGGGTtgtgccagtgctcctactgAGACAGTCTGGGAGGGCCTGGCtgcagggtcttgcccctctggcTCAGAGTCAGACCGATGCTGCATTGGGGTCAGGAGTGAATTTGCCCCTGGTCAggttggtacagactggggggagTATGTCTTTCTCTGCAGCGGTAGCATGGCTCtgcctgggatcttgcagcagctgctgaggggctgcactGGGGCAAGCCTTGCAGGCAGTGCCAGTGGGCACCCGGCAGCCTTGTGTTGCCCCCACTCCCATGTTCCAAGGCTCCAGTAGGGCTTGTTGCAATTTGCTCTACAGTGAGAAGGTTTCTCACCTTTTCTGCTTGGAACTGGgaagtccttttcccctcccccctaacCATACTGGAACTGGgaagtcctccccctcccccctaacCATATTGCAGTGCTTGCTTGCGTTATTTCATGGAAAGCACTTGACTCCGTGCTTTCtatgggaggggaaaagaaagtaAACGTGAATTCACTCTGTCCCTGCATACAGGGCCTCATGTCTTGAGGCATCTCCTATTTTACTCCAGGCTCTGGACATCGCATCCTATTCTAGGAAAGATGCCAAAGAACGCAAGGTTCACCCCTTCAGACTGTGTCGCTGCGTTTGGCAAGGATACATTTCACACCGACAGGACTGCTGTTCTGTACTGAGTGCAGCAGGGCTATGGATCACACTCGAAAGTAGGTGATGGCGGAGCACATTGGAAGTGCTAAGCACAAACAATGAGAAGGGACTAAGAGAAGATGCTGAAACAGCAGGGCCATCAACATCAGTAAAGAAACGGTGCACTGGGACTGCAGCATTTGAGTGCAGTACAGTTGCCAAAGTCCACTGTGACACCCTCGTCGTGGATTTTGTTCGAATGCGTTTAAGCACTGACTTGCCTCTGCATAAAATGGATTTATCTGTTTGTCGGGGATTTTTTGAGCAAGCACGTGAAGGGAGGTGGTGCCATTCCCAAATCAGACGAGTGTTCCCACTTACCACCTTCCCCAAAAATAGGGCTGCCCACCCAAGACCCCATTCAGCCTCCCAGGCTCCTGGGAGATGCCCTGcacagggaggggcagcagggaccccCACCTACCTCCAATCACCATACAGCCACTGCAGCCTCCCAAAAGTGGGCATCCCCTCCCACAATGCAATGCACACCCCCAGCAGCAATCCTGCCCAGATCCCCTGCAtgccaggggacagcagggaataCTCCTGCTCCCTGACAGCTGCATAGCCACTGTGCCCCCTGAAATGGGGAGCCCCCTCAAGACCCCATGCAGCCCCCCAGATCCCTGGCAGGCTCCCCAATATCCCCTgcatgtgggggggcagtggggaacacCCCACCAATCACTGTACTGCCACTGCACCTCCCCAAAataggcaccccccccccaagaccctGTGCAGCCCCTCAGACTCCCAGGATCCAGGGGGAATCCAGGAACCCCCATAGCTGTATGGATAGAGATGTTTCTGTGTGTGACATTCATTGTATGCCAGTGCCCTAATAGATTGACTTATTTGGCTCATTAATACCTAATTAAGGGTCTGATCGGAGTCTGAGTGGCGCAGTACTTGTGCTTTGATTGTATCTGCAGAAACTCCCTTTATGGGTGTTGTGACTTAACCTGCAAAGGTAATTTGGGGGAGATTTTTTCCACCTAGAATCtctgtatttttaatattttttatgtcCTGGTAACGTACTGCTTTTAAATAATTTGTGGGTAGAGAACGAGGTACAGCCGGTGACGGGGAGGTGGGACACACATCGTGGCAGTGCATGGACCACTGTGCTCCAGGTAGGCAAGGGCGGGGGAGGTTTGTGGGTTGTTCACAAACCATAGGTGTTCACTCTCCCCTGCCAGTCAGCCGCCTGAAGGGTTCATCTGCTCTAGGATCCTGGGGCAGGAGCTAGTGGCCACTTCCTGGCCGTGGCTTGGGGTagcggggagggggctggggctggtccaggCACTGCACAcatggtggagtggggaggtTGGAGGTGTCTAAGTGCTCCATGGCTGGGAACGCTGCAGGTACCCTCTGCACTGGGGGATATGGAAACACGGGAGAACCCCAGAACCCATATATAGTGGCAACCATGAAAGGTGGCTGGCAGCTAGCATGGGGCAATCATCCCAATGTCCCACATCCGTTTCCTCTGCTTCTGCTCAGCACCAtcccaccggggggggggggggagcagctaaCCCCCAAGACCTCTTGCATAGTGGAGGGTGATCAACCCCAAAATGCGGCCCCATGCATATATGTGCCTGGGCACTCCTTCCAAGCTAGGTGGACCATCTCGCCCATCTCCTCAGGATCGGACCCATTCTGCATTGCCAGGAAGCAATGCCCACCCCCCAATCAGGGTTTTTACGGAATAGGAGGGTTGTGGATTCCCCTGTAGCAGAGTTAAAGGCAGCAGGGACCCAGTCTGTAATTACCAGATTGCTTTAACTAACTCTTGAGCTCCCCTGATGCAGGTCCTGCTTTGGTGAAGGGACtcagccctgccagggcctgcagaccaaCTTTGGGGCTAGGTAGAGCATAAGAGGGGCTCCAGACATGGTGCAGAGGCAGGGACTCATGCTTTCCGAAGGGGGAGACTTGTTATAAGAGGCGTCTCTTCTAGAGTCTATTCCCCTGTCTCAAACTTCCCTGCGTGCATCTAGGGTTCTCTGGTTCGTGTTATTCAGCAAAAGGGGACATTTTCTGTACCAGCCAGCCAGAACAGATGGCTctaactttattaaaaaaatacgCTTTGACAACTTTACAAATTGACAAGTGAACTGTGTTGCatcacttgcaaaaaaaaaacaacaaacccctgCCCTTGTCAGGCCACAGAGCAGCCGGGCTCACCGGCACACACCGCACCATGGCCCTACTCCCCCTCCTCATTGTGCAAGGTAGCGAGGAGGTGGTCGGCCAGAGCATCACGAATGCGGCTAGCATCTTCATCCTCAGGGCCTTCCTCGATGCAGGGGCTATCACACACTTCACTCTCCTTTCCCTGCGCGACTTTGCGCTGAGGGTTTTTCTCGCTCCGCCGTACCTCCTCGGTCCAGGATTCACTAAATACTTCCCCCCTGCTCTCGCACATGTTGTGCAGCACACATGCTGCCACAATCACTCTTTTAATGTTCTCCTTGTCCATCTCTAGGGGCACGCTCAGAGCTTGCCAGCGCGCCCTGAGGCGCTCAAAGGCACCCTCTAGTGTTGCGCGGCACTTGTTGAGGCAGTCATTAAACTGCTCCTGACGATGGTCCAGTTCGCCCCCGTAGGGCTTCATCAGCCAGGGCAGAAGCGGGTAAGCTGGGTCAGCAATTAAGACGGGGGAGGTCACAATGCCGCGGATGTCCACTTCGGGTATCTCGGGAGCATACTTTCCGCTCTCCATCAAGTCGGGGAGGGGAGAGCTCTGAAGCACTTCGGCATCACGGACGCTCCCCTCCCACTCGGTGAAAATGTTCGTGAATCTGCCGTGATGGTCAACGACGGCCTGGAGGATGATGGAGGCAGGGCCCTTGCGGTTTACGTTTGTCTGACTGCCCTGGGCCCGCACAGGAATGTGGGTGCTGCCCAGTGCTCCCACACAGTTGGGAAAGCCCATGCTGCAAAAGCCATCGATCACCTCCTGCGGGTTCTCCAGGCAGATGAAGCTGTTCGCCATTACGTTGTGAAGGAGCCGGCAGACTTCCCGGACGGCCACTCCGGCCGTAGCCATTCCCACgccaaactggtttgagattaAACGGAGGCTGGTCGGGGTGGCCAGCCTTAAGACAGCGATGGCCACCCTCTTCTCCGGACTGAGGGGCCGCCGCATGACCGTGTTCTGCCGCGTGATGTACGGGGACAGCTTGGTGACAATGTGCATGAACGTGGCTCGGCTCATGCGAAAGGTTTCCAGCCACTGTTTGTCTTCCCAGGTGGAAAGGACTATCCGCTCCCACCAGTCGGTGCTGCTGGTGTGTGCCCATAATTGTCGGTCGACGGTCTGAAGGTGATGCCAGAGCACCCCAGCTTCCGCGGCATCCAGGATGGCTTTTTCCTCGTCGGCCACCTGCCCGCTGGATGCAGAGCCCAGGgagagtgtggggcactgggtgcGTTGCGTGGCTAGGTAAAGGATGCCCAGCTGCTGGATCATGTTACTGATGGACAGCGCAATGGCGGAGACTTGATGCATCAGGTGCAGCTGGGCACGAGCATAGATCCTCAGCCTTCGCTGATAATCAGGCCGGGCAAGTAGCCGGCTCCTCTGTGTCTCCTGCTTCTTCCTGCCGGTCATCGGTCTGCGCAAGGGCATGGTGTGCTTCCCGTGAGGTGCAAGGTACAGACAACAGGCCGAGGGAGATTCTGGCTGCTGGCTGTGGAGGGAGTTTCTGGTTATAAAGCAAGAATGAGAAGGGTACTTAGGCAACCATTCATGAGAGAGATCAAGCCAACAGCCACGTTTTCTGAGAACAGCCCGTAACGGGCGTGGAAATTCAATTGCCCCCTATTTGCACAAAACCAGAGGTGGCTAAGCACACCTCTCACACCTATAGAAAGTGTCAGGCTGGGAGATTCCTCCCAGTCATGGCACCATTCCCTGAAAGCGGTCAGGTCAGTctgaggggagccctgcccctgtccccaccgCTTCtggggggtggaaggcagccagacgGGGTGCCACTGCCAGAGATTGCggtctccctgcccacccctcactgctgagcCAGCTCTGAAACCGCCGTGATGAGATGGGAAAGGCATTCAATGAGAAGAGCGTGCTTTATTTGATGAGGACGCCCTCAATGCTCGCTCTGCTATGCCCATCAGCATCTTTTTAAGGGGCCTTTCAGAAAATGTACCTACgtgtgcctatgtccttagaccagcggTTACCAAACTCTGCCAGGTTGCGCACTACCAATTTAAAACGGCACAGCCTTAAGTATCACCTGCAAAATCTACATACCCATAGGTAACAGATTCTGTATTAAAATAACATCAAAACCTTTAGTAACCATAAACATTGTTGTATCAGTTATggtagccatataaaacaattgGAAAAACGACGGGTAAATTTACCCGTCCGGAGATGGGGGTGTCTGTCGCTAGCGGGAGGCGTGAGCTTGCTTGGCAGAGCACGGTATTTGGATGTCCGGTGCAATCTGGGTTAACGTCAGCCCGAGGTGCCTGGCCGCGGTCCCCTGCAGAGAGAGGAGGTTTTGGATTATCGCAGCAAGTCCATTGTCTATAGGTGAATCTCTCTCAAaatctctctgtctttctcttttgCTCTCAGTTTCTCTCTCTATCATTCCCAGTTTCCCTCCTTCCGTCTTTCTTTCAATGTCGCCCCCCCGGTCTAATTTGTATCCCAGACTTTCTCTCTCCAACTCTCTTCCAAAATCTCAACTTCTTCATCACTCTCCCTCaatccctctgtctctctctcaagctgtgtgtgtgtattttatataaaatctctctacctctctctccctccatatCTCCTTTTCTCCCTCAATGTCccgctctctcttctctgtctctccatttctctctcgctctctccctCTCCATCTATAACTCGGGTCCTCCCTAAACATGGCAGCGGACAGGTTACCTAAGCATTACGCCTCACCAAAACACCCCCGCCTACCTGAgttaacccccccaccccccaggtaaATTTCTTACACACATGCAAATTACCTAAGGGtaaacgccccccccccccccaagacacaTGCACGTGCATCCAAGATAAATTTCTTACACACACACCAACCAGACATGTGAACACACATGCATCTGAGGTCACTTTCTTACACAAACACAGTTACCTGGGGGTAACCGCTACCCCCCCTCCGGCCTGGTCCTCCAAGACACACACGCATGCGTGCATCCAAGGTAAATCTCACCCCCCTCCAGGCACCCCCCCCAGACACTGGGCACACAGGCCCTTTGTTCTGCCTGCGCCCCCCCGGCCAGGCCTTCGTCCCCCCGCTCTCCCACCCGGCCCTGCTCTCACCTTCCCCCCGCAAAGCTCGGAGCCACgttgtgcgtgcgtgtgcgtgcatgtaagtgtgtgcgtgtgtgtgtgcatgcgcgcagggcactgtgggagggatgcgctgctgggagcagggggtcccAATGAGGCTGGCccgagggggaggggtgggctgtgggggagggcctccaccccttgcagcagcccggcccctgctgctgcagcagcccaagggCTGGCGCGGCCTGAACACAAAGAAGCACCGCgtgcggggtgggtgggtgtccCCGCTCGCTCCCCGCCCCTGCGTACGTGCGCCTTGGGGGTGTGCCCACAGGGCAAGGGGATGCGGGCGTCTGCGTGcccgtgcacacacacacaagtgtgtgCGCGTATACCCCCTGGGTGCAAGcccatgcacatgtgtgcgtgtgtgtatgtacaggcagtcctcaacttataaTGTGTCGAGTTACGTTTTGCActtaaaacatttataaattgatgcCCTGCTTCaactttctgacctcagtttcgactttacagtGCTTGATCCGATACAATGCCGTGCCACCAAACAAGTTGGCTGCATCGCCCGTCTCCCTGGAGAGCGTCTGTCcgaacttccttggacacttgctttaagaaagcagatgagactccagaaaaacctgcagccaggactgctgagaagactccagccaagagcccttcaaaaagtccaaccaggaGCCCTTCATAAAGGGCAAAGTCACCTCAgataagtccttccaaatcaatatgattgctctttacaatataaatatattaatgtagctatgttactcatctataattgatcgagtacaaagttctggggtatttttagtgaaattaGGGTGTGGGGCCTCGGTTctggaaccaatcccccatttataaccttgtttcttatgagaaaattggttccaagttgcaacatttcgacttaagacgtggttttcaggaaccaattgtgtcgtaagtccgagcaCTGCCTGCATACCCCTGGGTGCATGTCcatacacgtgtgtgcacaccccctgggtgtgtctgtgcatgtatgTGCCCCTGGCTACATGcccg
Coding sequences:
- the LOC106737890 gene encoding uncharacterized protein LOC106737890 codes for the protein MPLRRPMTGRKKQETQRSRLLARPDYQRRLRIYARAQLHLMHQVSAIALSISNMIQQLGILYLATQRTQCPTLSLGSASSGQVADEEKAILDAAEAGVLWHHLQTVDRQLWAHTSSTDWWERIVLSTWEDKQWLETFRMSRATFMHIVTKLSPYITRQNTVMRRPLSPEKRVAIAVLRLATPTSLRLISNQFGVGMATAGVAVREVCRLLHNVMANSFICLENPQEVIDGFCSMGFPNCVGALGSTHIPVRAQGSQTNVNRKGPASIILQAVVDHHGRFTNIFTEWEGSVRDAEVLQSSPLPDLMESGKYAPEIPEVDIRGIVTSPVLIADPAYPLLPWLMKPYGGELDHRQEQFNDCLNKCRATLEGAFERLRARWQALSVPLEMDKENIKRVIVAACVLHNMCESRGEVFSESWTEEVRRSEKNPQRKVAQGKESEVCDSPCIEEGPEDEDASRIRDALADHLLATLHNEEGE